The following coding sequences lie in one Methylotuvimicrobium alcaliphilum 20Z genomic window:
- a CDS encoding REP-associated tyrosine transposase: MPRSSYRVLTNPCPHFLTATINHWLPLFTNPKLVDIVLDSWRYLQRNDNFQLYGYVILENHLHLIAASENLSRDIQRFKSYTAKQLIAHLEQHRSNRLLELLALFKRVHKHESDYQVWEEGSHPQIIESEKVMRQKLEYIHQNPVKRGYVDKPEHWRYSSARNYLGQEGMIEVIRQW; this comes from the coding sequence ATGCCAAGAAGCAGTTATCGAGTGTTAACCAACCCTTGCCCGCATTTCCTGACAGCAACAATAAACCACTGGCTGCCATTGTTCACAAATCCAAAGTTAGTCGATATCGTGCTTGACTCCTGGCGTTATCTCCAGCGCAATGACAATTTTCAACTATACGGTTATGTCATCCTTGAAAATCACTTACATCTGATTGCCGCTTCCGAAAATTTAAGCCGTGATATCCAGCGATTTAAGTCATACACGGCAAAACAACTCATTGCCCATCTTGAACAGCATCGTTCAAATAGGTTATTGGAATTACTGGCATTATTTAAACGAGTACATAAGCATGAGAGTGACTATCAGGTTTGGGAAGAAGGCAGCCATCCGCAAATAATAGAGTCAGAGAAGGTTATGCGTCAAAAGCTGGAATATATTCATCAAAACCCCGTTAAACGCGGCTATGTAGATAAGCCGGAACATTGGCGTTATTCCAGTGCGCGAAATTATTTAGGTCAAGAAGGGATGATCGAAGTGATTCGGCAATGGTGA